In Amphiura filiformis chromosome 1, Afil_fr2py, whole genome shotgun sequence, the following are encoded in one genomic region:
- the LOC140164370 gene encoding uncharacterized protein, with product MSIYDCKLLGGKCSDPSPPHGSTVEQDFSFGKWVTFVCDPDYVLIGETTLQCVLGNTPDHCTWSDEPPQCESLLHSPPSTALISSASLASSNPYSELWTGVSQSKKVSQEPPTRQRSTHAIPMDGSRNPQQAGLSTGVIAGSVVGCLLVLILILLLFLFLIKSRLKKQQSTSPKDINLVSSGTQQDVIYSNQHQPEYACVTSTNLSQPDKNGPIPESSPNDDSYIIIYADADDIDQKHSPKDHPTTKGTDNNDTQENSLYYATSDQFTRQQQQDSADDDNGEGWEDNVAYISFDGNAKNEEGWEENSLYSMDK from the exons ATGTCTATCTATGACTGTAAGC TACTTGGAGGAAAATGTAGCGATCCATCACCACCACACGGTTCTACAGTGGAGCAAGATTTCTCTTTTGGAAAGTGGGTGACATTTGTGTGTGATCCTGACTATGTACTTATAGGTGAAACAACATTACAGTGTGTGCTGGGAAACACACCGGATCATTGTACATGGAGTGATGAACCGCCACAATGTGAAT CTTTATTACACTCACCACCATCTACTGCTTTGATCTCGTCTGCATCACTCGCTTCATCAAATCCATACAGTGAACTGTGGACTGGTGTATCACAGAGCAAGAAAGTGTCACAAGAACCACCTACTAGACAAAGATCAACCCATGCTATACCAATGGATGGGTCTCGAAACCCGCAACAAGCTGGCCTTTCAACAG GTGTAATTGCAGGTTCAGTTGTGGGTTGTCTCctagttttaattttgatattgcTCCTGTTTCTCTTTCTCATAAAATCAAG ATTAAAGAAACAACAATCAACATCACCTAAAGATATTAACTTGGTATCAAGTGGTACTCAACAAGATGTCATTTACAGCAACCAACATCAACCTGAATACGCATGTGTAACTTCAACCAACCTGTCTCAGCCTGACAAAAATGGCCCCATCCCTGAATCTTCCCCTAATGACGACTCATACATAATAATATATGCTGATGCCGATGATATTGATCAAAAACACAGCCCAAAAGATCATCCTACCACAAAGGGTACCGATAACAACGACACACAAGAAAATAGTTTGTACTACGCTACGTCGGACCAATTTACACGCCAGCAACAGCAAGATtctgctgatgatgataatggggAAGGATGGGAGGACAATGTGGCATATATTTCTTTTGATGGCAATGCAAAGAATGAAGAGGGTTGGGAAGAAAATAGCTTGTATAGTATGGATAAGTAA